The following coding sequences are from one Microtus pennsylvanicus isolate mMicPen1 chromosome 1, mMicPen1.hap1, whole genome shotgun sequence window:
- the LOC142849940 gene encoding uncharacterized protein LOC142849940, translating into MLETYRILTAIGYSWEDHSFEEHCQNPRTHERDGRSHPGDKPSEYTACVKAFACYIHLQRHENSHSAEKPYDGVQYDEDFAGTSCLQIPERTHAREKPHECNQCSKAFASHDQLQKHKRTHTGEKPFECNHCGKAFSYPSHLKAHKRTHTGEKPYQCNQCDKAFADNGMLHRHERTHTGEKPYECTKCGKFFAYHNYLRIHQRTHTGEKPFECNQCGKAFSQHSKLQNHKRTHTGEKPYECTECGKAFAHLHHLKIHKRTHTGEKPYQCNQCDKAFADYGTLHKHKKIHTGEKPYECTECGKFFAYLYCLSIHKRTHTGEKPYTCNQCGKAYSQNSHLRVHQRTHK; encoded by the exons atgctggagacataCAGGATCCTCACTGCTATAG GCtacagttgggaagaccataGTTTTGAAGAACATTGCCAAAATCCTAGAAcacatgaaag GGATGGAAGAAGCCATCCTGGAGACAAGCCCTCTGAATATACTGCATGTGTTAAAGCCTTTGCATGTTACattcatcttcaaaggcatgaaaaTAGCCATTCTGCAGAGAAACCATACGATGGTGTTCAATATGATGAAGACTTTGCAGGTACCAGTTGTCTCCAAATACCTGAAAGAACACATGCTAGAGaaaaaccccatgaatgtaatcaatgcAGTAAAGCTTTTGCCAGTCATGATCAGctccaaaaacataaaagaacacatactggagagaagccattTGAATGTAATCATTGTGGCAAAGCCTTTTCATACCCGAGTCATCTCAAagcacataaaagaacacatactggcgAGAAACCTtatcaatgtaatcaatgtgataaagctttTGCAGACAATGGCATGCTTCACagacatgaaagaacacatactggagagaaaccttatgaatgtactAAATGTGGTAAATTCTTTGCATATCACAATTATCTTCGCATACatcaaagaacacatactggagagaagccctttgaatgtaatcaatgtggtaaagctttttcACAACACTCTAAACTCCAAAatcacaaaagaacacatactggagagaaaccctatgaatgtactgaatgtggtaaagcctttgcacaccTGCATCATCTCAaaattcataaaagaacacatactggggagaaaccttatcaatgtaatcaatgtgataaagctttTGCAGATTATGGCACACTTCACAAGcataaaaaaatacatactggagagaaaccttatgaatgtactGAATGTGGTAAATTCTTTGCATATCTCTATTGTCTCTccatacataaaagaacacatactggagagaaaccctacacctgtaatcaatgtggtaaagcctatTCCCAGAACAGTCATCTCCGAGTACATCAAAGAACACATAAgtag